The proteins below come from a single Papaver somniferum cultivar HN1 chromosome 11, ASM357369v1, whole genome shotgun sequence genomic window:
- the LOC113322350 gene encoding protein SCARECROW-like produces MAACVLLNNNNNGSSNGNSSRIGGASGNSNSNSEDKNNSFTSSMQQQPQQQDPKMVRKRTASEMEVQPDNNNNNQRISRRPNNSFTEIGRAASMGYHPHHHPNPNANNIVSSSDNNNTNLNPNNNNITITIPSNHSTSTTTTSNILPSPSLNSLTSFNFPSSNFTYLDHHQHHSNVVLPSSPLLPSLPAVCNFSGLPLFPSEQENRIVHQNITSSSAAAQMEENNNNSATTAWIDGIIKDLINTTTNVSVPQLIQNVREIIFPSNPNLATLLEFRLRSLMVEPVLDHHQQQQQHNINTDNRRKEVTGYQRQQQHHHQQIPLSPFPLSDHPSSSALPQIPSNNNHFLNWSLPNPSAQDLNQQLHHHPQQQNPIPSHMPPKHHYHHQQQQQQQQPQPKPSPPPPQQQQQIPSPPQQQQSSPQSVPATTTTTPTTPSPSVTQIIARDRREEMRQQKRDEDGLHLLTLLLQCAESVSTGNIDEANAMLLEISELSTPFGTSAQRVAAYFSEAMSARLVSSEIRLYAPLSNGPTHSQKVASAFQVFNGISPFVKFSHFTANQAIQEAFEREDRVHIIDLDIMQGLQWPGLFHILASRPGGPPFVRLTGLGTSIDALEATGKRLTDFAETLGLPFEFIPIAEKVGNLDIERLNVSKREAVAVHWLHHSLYDVTGSDNNTLFLLQRLAPKVVTMVEQDLSHAGTFLGRFVEAIHYYSAMFDSLGASYGEESEERHIVEQQLLSREIKNVLAVGGPSRTGETKFQNWREKLKQSGFRGMSLAGNAATQATLLLGMFPCDGYTLLEDNGTLKLGWKDLYLLTASAWRPIHSNIHR; encoded by the exons ATGGCAGCTTGTGTTTtactcaacaacaacaacaatggtaGTAGTAATGGTAACAGCAGCAGAATAGGAGGAGCAAGTGGAAACAGTAACAGCAACAGTGAAGATAAAAACAACAGCTTTACATCTTCAATGCAACAACAACCACAGCAGCAAGACCCAAAGATGGTGAGAAAAAGAACAGCATCAGAAATGGAAGTTCAacctgataataataataataatcaaagaATTTCTCGCAGACCCAACAATTCCTTTACAGAAATCGGAAGAGCTGCTTCAATGGgttatcatcctcatcatcatcctaaTCCTAATGCTAATAACattgtttcatcatcagacaataACAatacaaatttaaaccctaataataataatatcactaTCACTATCCCATCCAACCACTCCACTAGTACTACTACTACTTCCAATATCTTACCTTCTCCATCTTTGAATTCTCTTACGTCATTCAATTTTCCTTCTTCCAACTTCACTTATCTTGATCATCATCAACACCATTCAAATGTTGTTCTTCCATCATCACCATTACTACCTTCATTACCTGCTGTTTGTAACTTCTCTGGGTTACCATTATTTCCATCTGAGCAAGAGAATCGAATTGTTCATCAAAACATTACTTcatcttctgctgctgctcaaaTGGAAGAGAATAATAATAACTCAGCAACAACAGCATGGATTGATGGAATCATTAAAGATTTAATCAATACTACTACGAATGTTTCGGTTCCTCAACTTATTCAGAATGTTAGAGAGATTATCTTTCCAAGTAATCCTAATCTTGCTACACTGCTTGAGTTTAGATTAAGGTCATTGATGGTGGAGCCTGTTTTagatcatcatcagcagcagcaacaacataatATTAATACAGATAATAGAAGGAAAGAAGTCACGGGTTAtcaaagacaacaacaacatcatcatcaacagattccaTTAAGCCCATTTCCTCTCTCAGATCATCCTTCTTCATCAGCATTACCACAGATTCCTTCAAATAATAATCACTTCTTGAACTGGTCATTACCAAATCCATCAGCCCAAGATTTGAATCAACAATTACATCATCATCCTCAGCAGCAAAATCCCATTCCCTCTCATATGCCACCAAAACACCACTatcaccaccagcagcagcaacagcaacaacaaccacAGCCAAAACCATCACCACCGCCaccacaacagcagcagcagattcCTTCTCCTCCACAGCAGCAGCAAAGTTCTCCGCAATCAGTTCCAGCAACAACTACTACCACACCAACCACACCATCACCTTCAGTTACACAAATAATAGCAAGAGATAGAagagaagaaatgagacaacaaaAAAGAGATGAAGATGGTCTTCATCTTTTAACATTACTTCTTCAATGTGCAGAATCGGTTTCAACAGGTAATATTGATGAAGCAAACGCAATGTTACTAGAAATCTCTGAATTATCAACCCCATTCGGTACATCAGCTCAGCGAGTTGCTGCTTACTTCTCCGAAGCCATGTCTGCCCGATTAGTAAGTTCAGAAATACGATTATATGCACCATTATCTAATGGACCTACCCATAGTCAAAAAGTGGCTTCAGCTTTTCAAGTCTTTAATGGAATAAGTCCTTTCGTTAAATTCTCTCATTTCACAGCTAATCAAGCTATTCAAGAAGCATTTGAACGTGAAGATAGAGTTCATATTATTGATCTTGATATCATGCAAGGTCTTCAATGGCCTGGACTTTTTCATATTTTAGCTTCTAGACCTGGTGGTCCACCATTTGTTAGACTAACTGGTTTGGGTACTTCCATTGACGCATTAGAAGCTACTGGTAAACGCTTGACAGATTTTGCTGAAACTTTAGGACTTCCATTTGAGTTCATTCCAATAGCTGAAAAAGTTGGGAATTTGGATATTGAGAGATTGAATGTAAGCAAGAGAGAAGCTGTTGCTGTTCACTGGTTGCACCATTCTCTCTATGATGTTACAGGATCTGATAACAACACTCTTTTTCTCTTGCAAAG GTTGGCGCCAAAGGTGGTGACAATGGTGGAACAAGATCTAAGTCATGCCGGTACATTCTTAGGAAGGTTTGTGGAAGCTATCCATTACTACTCAGCAATGTTTGATTCACTTGGAGCTAGCTATGGAGAAGAAAGCGAAGAAAGACATATAGTGGAGCAACAGTTGCTATCTAGAGAGATAAAGAATGTGTTGGCTGTTGGGGGACCTAGTAGGACTGGAGAAACGAAATTCCAAAACTGGAGAGAAAAACTAAAACAATCTGGGTTTAGAGGAATGTCTTTAGCTGGTAATGCTGCTACACAAGCCACATTGTTGCTGGGAATGTTTCCTTGTGATGGTTACACTTTGCTTGAAGACAATGGAACGCTTAAACTTGGTTGGAAAGATCTTTATTTGCTTACTGCTTCTGCATGGAGACCCATTCACAGCAATATTCACAGGTAG